The sequence below is a genomic window from Candidatus Margulisiibacteriota bacterium.
GCGACCGGGCCGGGAAAATATGACGCCAATTGGGAATTCAAGGGTAATAATTATCCGATCGGACTGGTCCGCTGGACCCAGGCCGGCAACATGGAAGAATATATGAACCTGATCGCCTCCGGCCGGGTCAAAATGGGTCCGATCATCACTCACCGCTATAAGATCGATGAAGCGCTTCGTGCCTATGAACTTTTGCTTGGCAAAGAGCATCCTTATTATCTGGGCGTCCTGCTCGAATATGATGCGGCCAAAGAGCATGAAAATAAAGTTATTGTAAATCCCCCGGTCAGCTATGCGCCTGGAGAACCGGTGGTTGGCATGATCGGGGCCGGTCTCTTTTCCAATGTCACGATCATTCCCTGCTTGAAAAAGATCGAAGGGATCGCTTTGCGAGGCGTCGCGACGGCGACCGGCTCGTCGGGACGCAATGTCGCCAACCAGTTCGGTTTTGAATACTGCACTACCGATTATAAAGAGATACTCAAAGATGCGCAGATCAACACGGTGATCATTGCCACTCGGCACGATCTCCACTGCCAGATGATTGTCGAAGCTCTGGAAGCCGGTAAGGATGTTTTTGCCGAAAAACCGTTAGCGCTTAATGAGGAAGAAGTAAAACGGATAACCGAGGCTTATAAACGCAGCGGTAAACGGCTGATGGTCGGGTTCAACCGCCGGTTTTCTCCGTTGGCCGTCAGGGCGAAAGAACTAATGGGGGAAAGCGGAGCCGTCACCGTCAATTGCCGGGTCAATGCCGGGTTCGTGCCTAAAGCGCACTGGGTGCTGAACAAGGAAGGGGGCGGACGTGTCATCGGCGAAGTCTGCCATTTTATCGATTCGATCCAATACGCGACTTCTTCCGTTCCGGTCCGGGTTTTTGCCGAAACGATCTCGTCCGACAATGGCCAGGTAACGAATGAGGATAATATTGCCATCACGCTGAAAATGAAGAACGGCTCGGTCGCGACCCTCCTTTACACCTCGGTCGGGCATAAAGGGATCCCTCGCGAGCGGATCGAGGTCTTCGGCAATAACCAGAGCTACGTGATCGATAACTTTACCGAGCTGACATTCATCCGGGACGGCAAGCGCGAGCACAAGAGGAAGTTCAATATCGATCGTGGTTATCAGAACGAATTCGACCTGTTCTTTAACGCGATCAAACAGGGCCGGCCTGTGCCAGTCGATTATTCGGAATACCTTTACACCACTCTGGCGACTTTCGCCGTCATGGAGTCGCTCCAGACGGGAAA
It includes:
- a CDS encoding bi-domain-containing oxidoreductase, which encodes MKQVIQDYKSGELRVVEVPAPLVRPGGVLVRTLNSAVSVGTEKLMVNLAQQNLIEKALSRPDLVRRVIDKIKTEGIRETYQAVKGRLETLQPLGYSSSGEVIAIGAGVDEFKAGDRVACGSDLFATHSEVTWVPKNDCVKIPDGVSCEDAAFSYIAAIAIHAIRCAELTFGSKVAVIGLGMLGQLSVQILKAWGCEAFGYDLDRKKVDLAIKLGAKDGSTDWHEAVTKTKLLTGGHGFDAAIIMASTGSNDPLNLSAEITREKGKIVACGLVKLDVPRNVFFDKELSLIVSRATGPGKYDANWEFKGNNYPIGLVRWTQAGNMEEYMNLIASGRVKMGPIITHRYKIDEALRAYELLLGKEHPYYLGVLLEYDAAKEHENKVIVNPPVSYAPGEPVVGMIGAGLFSNVTIIPCLKKIEGIALRGVATATGSSGRNVANQFGFEYCTTDYKEILKDAQINTVIIATRHDLHCQMIVEALEAGKDVFAEKPLALNEEEVKRITEAYKRSGKRLMVGFNRRFSPLAVRAKELMGESGAVTVNCRVNAGFVPKAHWVLNKEGGGRVIGEVCHFIDSIQYATSSVPVRVFAETISSDNGQVTNEDNIAITLKMKNGSVATLLYTSVGHKGIPRERIEVFGNNQSYVIDNFTELTFIRDGKREHKRKFNIDRGYQNEFDLFFNAIKQGRPVPVDYSEYLYTTLATFAVMESLQTGKPQDIHDNRLI